From a region of the Deltaproteobacteria bacterium genome:
- a CDS encoding arsenate reductase ArsC, protein MAEGWAHALKSDRIDAHSAGVSPCFVHPLAIRVMKEAGADISGQYSKHVDELEGLEFDYVVSLCDYADSRCPVWPGQGKRVHRPFEDPIHARGTEAEVLAKFRSVRNRIRAFVDGMPENLE, encoded by the coding sequence ATGGCGGAGGGGTGGGCACATGCGTTGAAATCCGATCGGATCGATGCGCATTCCGCGGGAGTTTCCCCCTGCTTCGTCCACCCGCTGGCCATACGTGTCATGAAGGAGGCCGGCGCCGACATTTCCGGCCAGTACTCGAAGCACGTAGATGAGCTTGAAGGGCTCGAGTTCGATTACGTCGTTTCCCTTTGTGATTACGCCGACAGCAGGTGCCCCGTTTGGCCCGGCCAGGGGAAGCGTGTTCACCGTCCGTTCGAGGACCCGATCCATGCGCGGGGGACCGAAGCCGAGGTGTTGGCCAAATTCCGCTCCGTACGCAACCGGATCCGCGCCTTCGTGGATGGGATGCCGGAGAACCTGGAATGA
- a CDS encoding response regulator, which produces MKKILVVDDEENIRELYRDELSEEGYSVELAENGQAALSKFEKFQPDLVTLDVMMPGMNGIEVLRRIREKNPSVPVLLLTAFGEFRQDFNTWASDAYIVKSANVSELKQTIRKLLGLK; this is translated from the coding sequence ATGAAAAAGATCCTGGTGGTGGACGATGAGGAAAATATCCGGGAGTTGTACCGGGACGAACTGTCGGAGGAAGGGTATAGCGTGGAGCTGGCGGAGAACGGGCAGGCGGCGCTTTCGAAGTTCGAAAAGTTCCAGCCCGACCTGGTGACGCTCGACGTGATGATGCCAGGCATGAACGGGATCGAGGTGCTCCGGCGGATCCGCGAGAAGAACCCTTCCGTTCCGGTCCTTCTGCTGACGGCATTCGGGGAGTTCCGGCAGGATTTCAACACGTGGGCGTCCGACGCGTACATAGTCAAATCGGCGAACGTATCGGAGCTCAAGCAGACGATCCGCAAATTGCTGGGGTTGAAATGA
- the rsmB gene encoding 16S rRNA (cytosine(967)-C(5))-methyltransferase RsmB, translating to MRRGVSGARAGAARGWPPDGLLGVCAGAPRAKGGSAITVREKALAILSRVDRGGAYADILLDRALGGKDFPDPRDRGLLTELVMGTLRRRGTLDLSFSPFLSRPIEKTDAVVRNALRLGAYQLIFTRIPERVALFETVACVKRVRGEKPAGLVNAVLRAVVRAGKSPILPQDGLPRKAAELSVPLHLLTALIRSLGEEEAFAFLASSLEKPPFVVRANRFRSSREALLSRLSAAGMEPRPCRYAEDGIIIGKPGLVHADRGFRSGDYLVMDEGAQLIAPLLSPREGESVLDACAAPGGKATHLAALCMGKAGIVAADASAAREKTLRDTASRLGATGMTTAVHDFSKGPLPGFEEKFDRVLVDAPCTGMGVIRRNPDAKWRFRPDDPERMAGLQRSILRGAFASLAPGGILLYSTCSPLRQENEEVVKAFREETGAAILGREAAGNWPGPPDAWTPEGFVRLVPHRHGTDGFFAALLRKG from the coding sequence CTGCGGCGAGGGGTCTCTGGCGCTCGTGCAGGTGCAGCCCGAGGGTGGCCGCCCGATGGCCTCCTGGGCGTATGCGCAGGGGCGCCGCGTGCAAAAGGGGGATCGGCTATCACAGTAAGGGAGAAGGCGCTTGCGATCCTTTCCCGCGTCGATCGGGGGGGAGCGTATGCCGACATCCTCCTGGATCGGGCGCTGGGCGGCAAGGACTTTCCCGACCCGCGCGACCGCGGGCTTCTCACCGAGCTCGTGATGGGAACTCTCCGCAGGCGCGGCACGCTCGACCTTTCATTCTCACCGTTTCTTTCGCGGCCAATCGAAAAAACCGACGCGGTGGTGCGCAACGCGCTGCGGCTTGGCGCCTACCAGCTTATCTTTACACGGATACCCGAGAGGGTGGCCCTGTTCGAGACGGTCGCCTGCGTGAAACGGGTGCGCGGAGAGAAACCCGCCGGCCTAGTGAACGCGGTGCTTCGGGCGGTTGTCCGTGCGGGGAAGTCGCCGATATTGCCGCAGGACGGCCTCCCGAGGAAGGCCGCGGAGCTTTCGGTCCCGCTTCACCTTCTCACTGCGCTCATTCGCTCGCTGGGAGAGGAGGAGGCATTCGCCTTCCTGGCGTCTTCCCTTGAAAAACCTCCGTTCGTAGTGAGAGCCAACCGGTTCCGCAGCTCGCGGGAAGCTCTCCTTTCCCGGCTCTCCGCAGCGGGGATGGAGCCGAGGCCGTGCAGATACGCGGAGGACGGGATAATCATCGGAAAACCCGGCCTCGTACACGCCGACCGCGGTTTCCGTTCGGGGGATTACCTGGTGATGGACGAAGGAGCCCAGCTGATCGCCCCGCTGCTTTCCCCCCGCGAGGGAGAGTCGGTGCTCGACGCCTGCGCGGCGCCCGGCGGAAAGGCGACCCACCTTGCGGCGCTCTGCATGGGGAAGGCCGGCATCGTGGCCGCGGACGCATCCGCCGCGAGGGAGAAGACGCTGCGGGATACGGCGTCGCGGCTCGGCGCGACCGGGATGACGACCGCGGTGCACGATTTTTCCAAGGGCCCCTTGCCGGGATTCGAGGAGAAATTCGACAGGGTCCTCGTGGACGCCCCCTGCACGGGGATGGGGGTGATCCGGCGGAATCCCGACGCCAAGTGGAGGTTCCGTCCCGATGACCCGGAGCGGATGGCCGGCTTGCAGCGGTCCATTCTTCGGGGAGCCTTCGCATCGCTTGCGCCGGGGGGGATCCTTCTATACAGCACGTGCTCGCCGTTGCGGCAGGAGAACGAGGAAGTGGTGAAGGCGTTCCGCGAGGAGACCGGCGCGGCGATCCTCGGCCGGGAAGCCGCGGGGAATTGGCCGGGACCGCCGGACGCATGGACGCCGGAAGGATTCGTGCGGCTCGTTCCCCACCGGCACGGGACCGACGGCTTCTTCGCCGCGCTGCTGCGGAAGGGTTAG
- a CDS encoding winged helix-turn-helix transcriptional regulator: MKSISKVFKALSDETRIRILKMLENRPLCVCEIQYVLKGSQPNVSHHLKTLHEAGLVESKKDGLWISYRLAEKPESSLHAAALALVRKSLPADETFHKDRLIVANVNRLEITCRR, from the coding sequence TTGAAGAGCATTTCGAAGGTATTCAAGGCATTATCCGACGAAACGCGCATCCGGATCCTGAAAATGCTGGAAAACCGGCCGCTTTGCGTTTGCGAAATCCAGTACGTCCTTAAAGGTTCCCAACCTAACGTGTCGCATCACCTGAAGACTCTCCACGAAGCCGGACTCGTCGAGTCGAAGAAGGACGGGCTGTGGATTTCCTACCGGTTGGCGGAGAAGCCCGAATCGTCCCTTCATGCGGCCGCGCTCGCGCTGGTCCGCAAATCGCTGCCTGCGGACGAAACCTTCCACAAGGATCGCCTGATCGTTGCGAACGTGAACAGGCTGGAGATTACCTGCCGCCGGTAA
- a CDS encoding lactate utilization protein: MNRVDLGLWQLELRGKKCVEALRKNGFDAEYHSGREGARERVLKECEKAGSIGFGGSMTIAELGIYDTLKESGKKLFDHGRVPQAEKAAARLGQLTCDLFLTGTNAVTLGGVLVNLDMNGNRTNAMTFGPKKIVVVAGCQKVVANVDDGIRRIKTHVAPRNTKRLKLATPCATTGFCEDCNSPQRICRVYSMIERRPPHSDITVLLCGEPMGL; the protein is encoded by the coding sequence ATGAACCGCGTCGATCTCGGACTGTGGCAGCTCGAGTTGAGGGGGAAGAAGTGCGTCGAGGCCCTCCGAAAGAACGGCTTCGACGCCGAATACCACTCCGGCAGGGAAGGAGCGCGCGAGCGCGTGCTGAAGGAGTGCGAAAAGGCCGGATCCATCGGCTTCGGCGGGTCGATGACGATAGCGGAGTTGGGGATCTACGACACCCTCAAGGAGAGCGGAAAGAAACTTTTCGATCACGGGCGGGTTCCGCAGGCCGAAAAGGCGGCGGCGAGGCTCGGGCAGCTCACCTGCGACCTGTTCCTCACCGGCACGAATGCGGTGACGCTCGGCGGCGTTCTTGTCAACCTTGACATGAACGGTAACCGGACGAATGCCATGACCTTCGGCCCGAAAAAGATCGTCGTCGTGGCGGGCTGCCAGAAAGTGGTGGCGAACGTGGACGACGGTATACGCAGGATAAAAACCCACGTCGCGCCCCGAAACACCAAGCGTCTGAAGCTGGCCACACCCTGCGCTACGACCGGATTCTGCGAGGATTGCAATTCCCCCCAGCGGATCTGCCGGGTCTACTCGATGATCGAGAGACGGCCGCCGCACTCCGACATCACCGTGCTCCTATGCGGCGAGCCTATGGGGTTATAA
- a CDS encoding UbiA family prenyltransferase — MLGRVGVYLEMIKVAHSVFALPFALMGAFLAAGGSPSGKTIFYIVLAMVGGRSAAMGFNRVVDAEIDARNPRTRNRAIPAGQVSKGMAGVMIFLSVLLLTLSAAKLNPLCLKLSPVLLLLLFSYSYTKRFTWASHVVLGICLGAAPLAAWIAVTGGFDPRILVISFAVVFWVAGFDVLYALQDMEFDRSEGLHSIPRYLGVGKSLWVARAFHLVMAGLLLLGYHVFRLGGWYLAGWLLCAAVLVYEHSILKGNDLSRLNVAFFNLNGVVSIALCLFTYLDLAL, encoded by the coding sequence ATGTTGGGGCGGGTCGGCGTTTATCTTGAAATGATCAAGGTGGCGCACAGCGTCTTTGCGCTGCCGTTCGCATTGATGGGGGCGTTTCTCGCGGCGGGGGGATCGCCGTCCGGGAAGACGATCTTTTACATAGTGCTGGCGATGGTGGGGGGCAGAAGCGCGGCGATGGGGTTCAACCGCGTTGTCGACGCGGAGATCGACGCGAGGAATCCGCGCACCCGGAACCGCGCCATTCCTGCCGGGCAGGTCAGCAAGGGGATGGCGGGAGTCATGATCTTCCTGTCGGTGCTGCTGCTTACCTTGTCGGCGGCGAAACTTAACCCCTTGTGCCTCAAGCTCTCTCCGGTCCTCCTTCTGCTGCTTTTTTCCTACTCTTATACTAAAAGGTTTACCTGGGCATCCCACGTCGTACTGGGGATCTGCCTGGGCGCTGCGCCGCTGGCGGCATGGATCGCGGTCACCGGCGGATTCGACCCCCGCATCCTCGTCATATCCTTCGCCGTTGTTTTCTGGGTGGCGGGATTTGACGTCCTCTATGCCCTTCAGGACATGGAGTTCGACCGCAGCGAGGGGCTGCATTCGATTCCGCGGTATCTTGGAGTGGGGAAGTCGCTGTGGGTGGCGCGCGCGTTTCACTTGGTCATGGCGGGCCTGCTGCTGCTGGGATATCATGTTTTCAGGCTGGGAGGGTGGTACCTGGCCGGGTGGCTGCTTTGCGCCGCGGTGCTCGTTTACGAGCACTCGATACTGAAGGGAAACGACTTGTCGAGGCTGAATGTCGCCTTCTTCAACCTGAACGGCGTCGTAAGCATCGCGCTTTGCCTTTTCACATACCTGGACCTGGCGCTCTGA
- a CDS encoding Smr/MutS family protein produces the protein MPIEDMIDLHTFSPKEIPSLVEDYLEEASLAGYRQVRIIHGRGTGTQRQRVRSVLSRHPLVESYSDAPPEAGGWGATVAVLRPRG, from the coding sequence ATGCCGATCGAGGACATGATCGACCTTCACACCTTCTCGCCGAAGGAAATTCCATCGCTCGTCGAGGATTACCTGGAGGAAGCATCTCTTGCGGGGTACAGGCAGGTAAGGATAATCCACGGGCGGGGTACCGGAACGCAACGGCAGCGTGTGCGCAGCGTGCTCTCGCGGCATCCGCTGGTGGAAAGCTACTCCGATGCGCCGCCCGAAGCGGGCGGCTGGGGGGCGACGGTTGCGGTGTTGCGGCCGCGGGGCTGA
- a CDS encoding ribulose-phosphate 3-epimerase — protein MDYYVAPSLLSADFGRLAEEVRAVEAAGADLLHVDVMDGRFVPNITIGPPVVAAIKRCATVPLDVHLMIVEPQEYIEAFANAGADVITIHAEATPHLQRAVARIRELGKKPGVALNPSTSLSAVEWVLTDVDMVLLMTVNPGFGGQAYLPGMTGKIELLRSQLARTGLQVDIEVDGGIKADNVSEVVRAGANVIVSGSGIFGTKDYGRTISRMKESIRQAASAAAGGGKR, from the coding sequence ATGGATTATTACGTGGCGCCGTCGCTCCTTTCCGCCGATTTCGGCAGGCTTGCGGAGGAGGTCCGGGCCGTCGAGGCCGCGGGCGCCGACCTGCTCCACGTGGACGTCATGGACGGCCGGTTCGTCCCGAACATCACGATCGGACCCCCGGTGGTCGCAGCGATAAAGCGTTGCGCGACGGTTCCGCTCGACGTCCACCTGATGATCGTCGAGCCGCAGGAATATATCGAGGCTTTCGCGAATGCAGGCGCCGACGTCATCACGATCCATGCGGAGGCCACCCCCCACCTTCAGCGCGCGGTGGCGCGGATCCGCGAACTGGGGAAAAAGCCCGGCGTCGCGCTGAATCCCTCCACGTCCCTGTCCGCCGTAGAGTGGGTCCTCACCGACGTCGACATGGTGCTGCTCATGACGGTGAACCCGGGGTTCGGCGGGCAGGCGTACCTGCCGGGGATGACGGGGAAGATCGAACTGCTGCGGTCGCAGCTTGCGCGGACCGGGCTGCAGGTGGACATCGAGGTGGACGGAGGGATCAAGGCCGACAACGTCTCCGAGGTCGTCAGGGCAGGCGCGAACGTGATCGTTTCGGGATCGGGGATTTTCGGGACGAAGGATTACGGCAGGACGATCTCCCGGATGAAGGAAAGCATCCGCCAGGCGGCATCGGCGGCGGCGGGAGGGGGGAAGCGATGA
- a CDS encoding GAF domain-containing protein → MTVLSVLYEALRGKKRHVTAPRELSLAAALTAGLYEVSQAMATPAGEVQRSLDLIVSASTSILRVERSVLLLREPGQEYLVPRSIAGIPRGRQFDKYRQEVHDNVFSQILSSGEGMIVSESRLGAERKLLRLMRRLDIRGFLAAPVRGREGVVGVLAAATPLDGRELSDADLKLLSVMANFAAVALENAHLVSRLDRKAKKIAAILEISRALNEEHHPSVLFQLIVDRAVDLMGASSGSVILVDKASGTLRIEAERGLGEGVKESVRLPVGQGITGWVAKEGKSVLVPDVSRDARYVVANPLVRSEMAVPIKWGSDTVGVLNLDHHRQSAFAEEDLELLESFGNAAAVALKNAKVLGDGG, encoded by the coding sequence ATGACGGTTCTCTCGGTGCTGTACGAGGCGTTGCGCGGCAAGAAGCGGCACGTCACCGCGCCGCGCGAACTATCCCTCGCCGCAGCGCTCACCGCCGGCCTTTACGAAGTGTCCCAGGCGATGGCCACGCCCGCGGGGGAGGTGCAACGCAGCCTCGACCTGATCGTCTCCGCATCGACTTCCATACTGCGCGTCGAGCGCAGCGTCCTGCTGCTGAGGGAGCCGGGACAGGAGTACCTGGTTCCGCGGTCGATCGCGGGAATACCTCGGGGGAGGCAGTTCGACAAGTACCGGCAGGAGGTCCACGACAACGTCTTTTCCCAGATACTGTCGAGCGGGGAGGGCATGATCGTCTCCGAGAGCCGTCTCGGCGCGGAGCGAAAACTTCTTCGGCTGATGCGCCGCCTCGACATTCGCGGTTTCCTTGCCGCCCCCGTGAGGGGCCGCGAGGGAGTCGTGGGTGTATTGGCCGCGGCCACCCCGCTGGACGGCCGGGAGCTGTCCGACGCCGATCTCAAGCTCCTGTCGGTGATGGCCAACTTCGCCGCGGTGGCGCTCGAGAATGCCCACCTCGTGTCCCGCCTCGACAGGAAGGCGAAGAAGATCGCGGCGATCCTGGAGATCAGCAGGGCGTTGAACGAGGAACACCACCCGTCCGTCCTTTTCCAGCTCATCGTCGATCGCGCGGTGGATCTGATGGGGGCTTCCAGCGGTTCCGTGATCCTTGTGGACAAAGCTTCCGGCACCCTGCGGATCGAGGCGGAACGCGGATTGGGCGAGGGCGTCAAGGAATCGGTGCGGCTTCCGGTCGGACAGGGTATCACCGGGTGGGTGGCGAAAGAGGGTAAATCCGTACTGGTCCCGGACGTAAGCAGGGATGCGAGATACGTCGTGGCGAATCCGCTCGTGCGGTCCGAAATGGCGGTGCCGATCAAATGGGGGAGCGATACCGTGGGGGTTCTTAACCTCGATCATCACCGGCAGTCCGCTTTCGCGGAAGAAGACCTGGAACTCCTTGAATCTTTCGGAAACGCCGCCGCGGTCGCCTTGAAAAACGCGAAAGTGCTGGGCGATGGAGGATAA
- a CDS encoding UbiX family flavin prenyltransferase, producing MKVLLGISGASGAVYGMRTGAALLAAGAELHLLVTKTAWGIMAGELPGPPPPPGLPARKRWLAKRMPAEPGMCRLYAEDDFGIPFASGSNPPDAVVIAPCSMGMLGRIAGGISSSVLERCADVALKERKPLVLVPRETPLSCIHLENMLALSRAGAEILPACPGFYHKPSSVEEVVDFVVWRILSRLGMDAAPHPRWGEEVTR from the coding sequence ATGAAGGTTCTCCTCGGGATTTCTGGGGCCAGCGGCGCCGTCTACGGGATGCGCACCGGGGCAGCCCTCCTTGCCGCCGGGGCCGAGCTGCACCTTCTTGTGACGAAAACGGCGTGGGGCATCATGGCCGGGGAACTCCCGGGGCCGCCGCCGCCACCGGGCCTTCCGGCCAGGAAGCGGTGGCTCGCGAAACGTATGCCCGCCGAGCCGGGCATGTGCCGTCTGTACGCGGAGGACGATTTCGGCATCCCGTTCGCGTCCGGTTCCAACCCGCCGGATGCGGTTGTCATCGCTCCGTGCTCGATGGGCATGCTCGGGCGTATCGCAGGCGGCATCTCGTCGTCCGTGCTCGAGCGATGCGCGGATGTGGCGCTAAAAGAGAGAAAGCCCCTGGTGCTTGTCCCCCGTGAGACTCCGCTGTCATGCATTCACCTGGAGAACATGCTGGCGTTGTCCCGGGCGGGCGCGGAAATTCTTCCCGCCTGCCCGGGTTTCTACCACAAGCCCTCCTCCGTGGAGGAGGTCGTGGACTTCGTCGTGTGGCGCATCCTTTCCCGGCTCGGGATGGATGCCGCGCCGCATCCCCGCTGGGGGGAGGAGGTTACCCGATGA
- a CDS encoding diguanylate cyclase, with protein MEKTVSGAEPRNMPGAAGSILIIRPLWPVLRRVAGFLSAEGYRIEEAYSWSRLLEAELSCGDLAGIFLGEHGPAGEEADIVRRFREREGAAGVPVVLVGGMNALMRVSLFRTAGVDLVVPADTSPELLMEKVSPLLHYGTLYRSLRDSNRSLREQAMLDPLTGLPNRRRFSLDAARHVEMARRIGRPLSCIIVDIDDFRTLNDRYGQEAGDCVIRDVGALLNGVRRVYDSIARLGGDEFAWLLVNADPAQAVRAAERAQGVIRERSFDLSPEPVRLTATFGVSTVSPGVDLTVENLVGNADRALYWGKESGKDVVRYYPLKKANSIAAADTYLS; from the coding sequence ATGGAAAAAACCGTTTCCGGTGCGGAACCGCGGAATATGCCGGGAGCCGCCGGTTCCATCCTGATCATTCGTCCCTTGTGGCCGGTCCTGCGGCGCGTGGCGGGGTTCCTTTCCGCGGAAGGGTACCGTATCGAGGAGGCGTACTCCTGGTCGAGACTCCTCGAAGCGGAGCTTTCCTGCGGGGATCTGGCCGGGATCTTCCTGGGAGAGCATGGCCCCGCCGGCGAGGAGGCGGATATCGTCCGCAGATTCCGCGAGCGCGAGGGAGCGGCGGGAGTCCCCGTCGTGCTGGTCGGGGGAATGAACGCCTTGATGCGCGTCTCGTTGTTCCGGACGGCGGGGGTGGATCTCGTGGTTCCCGCCGACACTTCCCCGGAGTTGCTTATGGAGAAGGTCTCCCCGCTCCTCCATTACGGCACCCTCTACCGGTCGCTGCGGGATTCCAACCGGTCGCTGCGCGAGCAGGCGATGCTGGATCCGCTTACGGGGCTCCCCAACCGCCGGCGGTTCTCGCTGGATGCCGCAAGGCACGTCGAAATGGCCCGGCGCATCGGCCGTCCCCTGTCCTGCATCATTGTAGATATCGACGATTTCCGGACGTTGAACGATCGTTATGGGCAGGAAGCAGGCGACTGCGTGATCCGCGATGTAGGTGCGTTGCTGAACGGGGTAAGGAGAGTGTACGATTCGATCGCCCGGCTGGGAGGAGACGAATTCGCGTGGCTCCTGGTGAATGCCGACCCGGCGCAGGCGGTTCGCGCGGCGGAAAGGGCCCAGGGCGTAATACGGGAGCGGTCCTTCGATCTCTCGCCGGAACCGGTTCGGCTGACCGCTACGTTCGGGGTTTCCACCGTTTCTCCCGGGGTGGATCTTACGGTCGAGAACCTTGTGGGCAACGCCGACAGGGCATTATACTGGGGGAAGGAAAGCGGAAAGGACGTCGTGCGTTACTATCCGTTAAAAAAGGCGAATTCAATTGCTGCGGCCGATACTTACCTTTCCTGA
- a CDS encoding menaquinone biosynthesis decarboxylase, producing MAFRDLREFLSALEARGELKRISATVSAELEAAQIADRAVKSGGPAILFENVEGKSVPLAMNLFGTIGRMCLALGVSGFDEIAGRVREVIEPEIPTNFVEKLKMLPKLARLADFVPKTVSAAPCQEVVEKDRPSLSFLPVVKTWPGDGGPFITLPLVFTKDPETGRRNAGMYRMHVYDETTTGMHWHVHKGGAQHHRGFRKKKERMPVAVALGGDPATIYSATAPLPEDVDEMMFAGFLRKEPVELVRCRTCDIEVPANAEIILEGYVDPEELRTEGPFGDHTGYYSLADRYPVFHLTCVTRRRNPIYPATIVGRPPMEDVFLGKATERIFLPLLQKIVPEVADMNLPIEGIFHNFAFVAIDKRYPGHARKVMSAVWGLGLLMFSKFVVVFDSDVNVQDLSEVLWRIGNNVDPRRDVMVVEGPVDALEHASPIPHYGSKMGIDATRKWASEGFGREWPEDIRMPDEIVDLVDRRWKEYGF from the coding sequence ATGGCGTTCCGCGACTTGCGGGAATTTCTGTCCGCCCTGGAGGCGCGCGGGGAACTGAAACGCATATCCGCGACGGTGTCCGCCGAGCTGGAGGCTGCGCAGATCGCCGACCGCGCGGTCAAGTCCGGCGGTCCCGCGATCCTGTTCGAAAACGTCGAGGGGAAATCGGTGCCGCTGGCCATGAACCTGTTCGGCACGATCGGCCGGATGTGCCTCGCGCTCGGCGTATCCGGCTTCGACGAGATCGCAGGGCGCGTCAGGGAAGTGATCGAGCCGGAGATACCCACTAATTTCGTCGAAAAACTGAAGATGCTGCCGAAGCTTGCGCGTCTTGCCGACTTCGTTCCGAAGACGGTCTCCGCCGCGCCGTGCCAGGAAGTCGTCGAGAAGGATCGTCCCTCCCTTTCCTTCCTGCCGGTCGTGAAAACATGGCCGGGTGACGGCGGCCCGTTCATCACGTTGCCGCTGGTGTTCACGAAGGACCCCGAAACCGGGCGGCGCAACGCCGGCATGTACAGGATGCACGTATACGACGAAACGACGACGGGAATGCATTGGCACGTCCACAAGGGAGGCGCCCAGCATCACCGGGGTTTCCGAAAGAAGAAGGAGCGGATGCCGGTGGCGGTGGCACTGGGAGGAGATCCGGCGACGATCTACTCCGCCACGGCCCCTCTGCCCGAGGACGTGGACGAAATGATGTTCGCCGGATTCCTGCGCAAGGAGCCGGTGGAACTGGTCCGCTGCAGGACCTGCGATATCGAGGTGCCGGCGAACGCCGAGATCATCCTGGAAGGATACGTGGATCCCGAGGAGCTTCGCACGGAGGGGCCGTTCGGGGACCACACCGGCTACTACTCCCTCGCCGACCGCTATCCCGTTTTCCACCTGACCTGCGTCACGCGGCGAAGGAACCCGATCTATCCGGCGACGATCGTCGGCAGGCCGCCGATGGAAGACGTTTTCCTCGGGAAGGCGACGGAGAGGATCTTCCTGCCGCTCCTACAGAAGATCGTGCCCGAAGTGGCCGACATGAACCTGCCGATCGAGGGGATCTTCCACAACTTCGCCTTCGTCGCCATCGACAAGCGGTATCCGGGCCACGCGCGGAAGGTGATGAGCGCCGTTTGGGGGCTCGGTCTTCTCATGTTTTCGAAATTCGTCGTCGTTTTCGATTCCGACGTGAATGTCCAGGACCTGTCCGAGGTGCTCTGGCGCATCGGGAACAACGTCGATCCCCGGCGCGACGTGATGGTCGTCGAGGGGCCGGTGGATGCCCTTGAACATGCCTCCCCGATCCCGCACTACGGCTCCAAGATGGGGATCGACGCCACGAGGAAATGGGCATCCGAAGGATTCGGGCGGGAGTGGCCGGAAGATATCCGCATGCCGGACGAGATCGTCGACCTCGTCGACCGGCGGTGGAAGGAATACGGTTTTTAG
- the def gene encoding peptide deformylase, whose translation MLRPILTFPDSFLLRKASPVTGVDDRTRELVRDMFETMYAAKGIGLAAPQIGVGKRVIVVDVSPVENETAPLALVNPVIVERKGKVEGTEGCLSIPGVEGVVMRAETVLVRGLDTQGEPVQVRAEGLLSRALQHEIDHLDGILFIDRISAAAAAPSR comes from the coding sequence TTGCTGCGGCCGATACTTACCTTTCCTGACTCCTTCCTGCTCAGGAAGGCTTCTCCCGTTACAGGGGTGGACGACAGGACCCGGGAGCTGGTCCGGGACATGTTCGAGACCATGTACGCCGCGAAGGGCATAGGGCTGGCGGCGCCGCAGATAGGGGTTGGGAAGCGCGTCATCGTCGTGGACGTATCCCCCGTGGAGAATGAGACCGCCCCGCTGGCGTTGGTAAATCCGGTGATCGTGGAACGTAAGGGCAAGGTCGAAGGGACCGAAGGATGCCTGAGCATTCCGGGCGTCGAGGGAGTAGTGATGCGCGCCGAAACAGTCCTCGTTCGGGGGCTGGATACGCAGGGAGAGCCGGTCCAGGTCCGGGCTGAAGGGTTGCTGTCGCGGGCGTTGCAGCATGAGATCGACCACCTCGACGGGATCCTGTTCATCGACCGGATCTCCGCCGCCGCGGCCGCCCCGTCGAGGTGA
- a CDS encoding methionyl-tRNA formyltransferase, with protein MGTPAFAVPSLSALATSENVVLVVTNPDRPSGRGQTLAPPPVKVEAERLGLPVFQPEKAKHPDSVARIAGEHPDLIVVVAYGHILPKSILDIPKLGCINVHASLLPKYRGAAPINWAVVRGEETTGVTIMKMDVGMDTGPMLHVREIPIGHYDTAETLFPKLSLLGADALMEALRNLHAGTLVEIRQEDSQASYAPMLKKEHGMIDWTKSAREIRNLIRGMAPWPSAYAFHGGKALKILSAAVREDHDVPGGTPGEIVAVGKDGIVVACGEGSLALVQVQPEGGRPMASWAYAQGRRVQKGDRLSQ; from the coding sequence ATGGGTACGCCGGCGTTCGCCGTCCCTTCCCTTTCCGCGCTGGCTACGTCCGAGAACGTGGTGCTTGTTGTGACCAACCCGGATCGTCCTTCCGGGCGCGGGCAGACGCTTGCCCCGCCGCCCGTGAAGGTGGAAGCCGAGAGATTGGGACTGCCGGTATTCCAGCCGGAGAAGGCCAAACACCCCGACTCGGTGGCGAGGATCGCGGGAGAGCATCCGGATCTTATCGTTGTGGTGGCGTACGGCCACATCCTTCCGAAATCCATCCTGGACATTCCGAAGCTCGGCTGCATCAACGTGCATGCATCCCTGCTTCCGAAATACCGGGGGGCCGCTCCGATCAACTGGGCGGTCGTCCGCGGCGAGGAAACGACCGGCGTGACCATCATGAAAATGGACGTCGGGATGGATACCGGTCCGATGCTCCATGTCCGGGAGATCCCGATCGGCCATTACGACACGGCGGAAACCCTCTTCCCCAAGTTGTCCCTCCTCGGCGCCGATGCGCTGATGGAGGCATTGCGCAATCTCCATGCTGGAACGCTCGTTGAAATCCGGCAGGAGGATTCGCAGGCTTCCTATGCGCCGATGCTGAAAAAAGAGCACGGGATGATCGACTGGACGAAATCCGCACGTGAAATCCGGAACCTGATACGGGGCATGGCGCCGTGGCCGTCGGCCTACGCGTTCCATGGAGGAAAGGCGCTCAAGATCCTTTCGGCTGCGGTTCGCGAGGATCATGATGTTCCGGGCGGAACGCCGGGCGAAATCGTCGCGGTCGGAAAGGACGGGATCGTCGTCGCCTGCGGCGAGGGGTCTCTGGCGCTCGTGCAGGTGCAGCCCGAGGGTGGCCGCCCGATGGCCTCCTGGGCGTATGCGCAGGGGCGCCGCGTGCAAAAGGGGGATCGGCTATCACAGTAA